The genome window TGCAGAAGTTTGAGCGCGCTTTCCATGATGTCTCCAACGAGATCCGGATTGTTCCCGCCACCCTTGAAAGCGATGAGTTCATCGATGCGGCGCTTCAATTCCGGATCCATCGGCGGCCTGTCCCGTTTTTCCATGCGCGCGAAGCTACCGGTTTGACAGCGAAATGCAACCGCTGCTCCACTCCGGCCGGCGCGGTCATCACTTGATAACCCGAACGCCAGCTGTTAGCCTTCGCCCTCTTTGAACAGTGGCGATGGACTACAAAAACACATTGAACCTGCCGCGCACCGACTTTCCCATGAAAGCCGATCTCGTCGCGCGCGAGCCGGAACGGCTCAGGAAATGGCAGGAGGCAAAACTCTACCAAAAAATCCAGGCCGCGCGCGCCGGCGCCGAGAAGTTCGTGCTGCACGACGGCCCGCCCTTCGCCAACGGCGACGTCCACATCGGCAACGCGCTCAACAAGATTCTCAAGGACATCATCGTCAAATACAAATCGTTGCGCGGCTACAATGCCCCCTATATTCCCGGCTGGGACTGCCACGGCCTGCCGATCGAATTCAAGGTCTCGCAGGAGATGCGCAAGGCCGGCGACTCCAGCGCGGACGCCGTCACGATTCGCAAGGCGTGCGACGCCTACGCCCGCAAATACATTGATCTCCAGCGCGAGCAGTTCAAGCGGCTCGGCGTGTTTGGCGACTGGGACAACCCCTACCTCACGCTGAACAAGGAATACGAGGCTGACGAACTGCGGTTGTTCGCCGACATCGTTGAAAAGGGCTTCGTCTATCGCGGTAAGAAGCCGGTCTATTGGAGCATCCCATGCCGGACCGCGCTGGCCGAGGCTGAAGTTGAATACAAGGACCACGTCAGCCAGAGCATCTACGTAAGATTTCCCGTTCTCGGCCAGCCGAACACAAACATCCTCATCTGGACGACCACCCCATGGACGTTACCCGCCAATCTCGCGGTGGCGTACAACTCCACCTTCAGTTACTCGCAAGTGCGGGTCGGAAGCGAAACATTCCTCGTCTCCTCACTCCTATTGCCGACGGTCGCGGAGAAGTGCGGCTGGGGCGGCTACGAAATCGTCCGCAGCCTCGACGCAATGCAATTGCGCCAGGTCGAGTTTCAACATCCGTTTTGCGCGCGCACGGGAAAACTGTTCGCCGGCGACAGCTTCGTGACCAATGACACCGGCACCGGCTTCGTGCATATCGCGCCCGGCCACGGCCTGGAGGACTACCAGCTCGGTCTGGCGAACGGCCTTCCTATTTACTCGCCGGTGGATGACGACGGCCGCTTCGCCTACTCGAACGAGTTGCCGCTCGAACAGCAGATGCCGAAGGAGCTCATCGGCAAAGCGATTCTCGAAAAGCACGGGAAGAGCGAGGCGAACGAGGCCGTGCTGCAACTGCTTCGCGACCGAAACATGCTGGTGCATCGGGAAGATTACACCCACAGCTATCCACATTGTTGGCGGAGCAAAACGCCGATCATCTTCCGCGCCATGGATCAGTGGTTTATTGGGCTTGAAGGGAATCGCAATTTTTCGAAGTCACTCGAGTTTAGCACAACAGAGATAGGAGTATTGAGGGACGCTTACATGAAGCCGGAGCCAATAACCGGACTCCGAAGTAAGGCCGTTCAGGCAATAGAAGAAATTGGCCGGAACAAAGGTTGGATTCCTGACTGGGGCAAGAATCGAATTTTGGGCGCAGTCATAAACCGTCCCGACTGGTGCATCTCCCGCCAGCGCACCTGGGGTGTGCCGATCCCGTTCTTTTACGACGAGCAGGGAAACCCTTTGCCCGACCCTTCGAAGGATTGCCAAACGGCCGCTGCAGTTGTTCGTAATGTGGCCGACCTAATCGAAAAGAACGGCTCGAACATCTGGTTTAAGAAGCCGTGCGCCGAGTTGTGGGTTTTGGTAAAACCGAAGGATTGGAAGGGCGCGGAGCCCGTCGC of Candidatus Angelobacter sp. contains these proteins:
- the ileS gene encoding isoleucine--tRNA ligase, with amino-acid sequence MDYKNTLNLPRTDFPMKADLVAREPERLRKWQEAKLYQKIQAARAGAEKFVLHDGPPFANGDVHIGNALNKILKDIIVKYKSLRGYNAPYIPGWDCHGLPIEFKVSQEMRKAGDSSADAVTIRKACDAYARKYIDLQREQFKRLGVFGDWDNPYLTLNKEYEADELRLFADIVEKGFVYRGKKPVYWSIPCRTALAEAEVEYKDHVSQSIYVRFPVLGQPNTNILIWTTTPWTLPANLAVAYNSTFSYSQVRVGSETFLVSSLLLPTVAEKCGWGGYEIVRSLDAMQLRQVEFQHPFCARTGKLFAGDSFVTNDTGTGFVHIAPGHGLEDYQLGLANGLPIYSPVDDDGRFAYSNELPLEQQMPKELIGKAILEKHGKSEANEAVLQLLRDRNMLVHREDYTHSYPHCWRSKTPIIFRAMDQWFIGLEGNRNFSKSLEFSTTEIGVLRDAYMKPEPITGLRSKAVQAIEEIGRNKGWIPDWGKNRILGAVINRPDWCISRQRTWGVPIPFFYDEQGNPLPDPSKDCQTAAAVVRNVADLIEKNGSNIWFKKPCAELWVLVKPKDWKGAEPVAKSNDTLDVWIDSGSSSRSVLMRRAELYTRLNTQDSRLPWQADMYLEGSDQHRGWFQSSLLISLAGNGAAPYKTVLTHGFMVDADREKISKSKQGQSVYEKPQTAEAYVKKWGADIVRLWVASQDFRNDIIVSDERITKVAETYRGIRNALRYQLSNLYDFDPAKHTVSDDKLTGLDRWILGEFSQLEAEVVKAYDAYEFHVVYQKLSQFAAVELSAIYHDVIKDRLYTDPTNSHRRRSTQTALHRIVTSLCQMLAPILSFTADEAWRFVPCTNCESVHSTTWIEIEFTFHESEKTTWKQLFLFRERALPMLEDMRREKKVGKSLEAEIIALGPAEQISFLSEWKDAFRELVNVSQIRVKVDEQFASISLVGGQAPGQKCERCWHWETDVGANKEHPTICGRCVEAVEQFKAAS